In Panthera uncia isolate 11264 chromosome B4, Puncia_PCG_1.0, whole genome shotgun sequence, one genomic interval encodes:
- the CDPF1 gene encoding cysteine-rich DPF motif domain-containing protein 1 encodes MECEADHRPLGVFKCQLCALTAPYSYVGQKPPDTQSVVLLEESYVMKDPFTSDKGRFLVLGSQCSLCSRLVCVGPECSLFYSKRFCLPCVRENIDAFPWEIRQDLGKRKDPSKKPASQPGSRT; translated from the exons ATGGAGTGTGAGGCAGACCACCGTCCCCTGGGTGTGTTTAAGTGCCAGCTCTGTGCCCTGACAGCCCCATACAGCTACGTGGGGCAGAAGCCCCCTGACACCCAGTCTGTCGT CCTTCTGGAGGAGAGTTATGTCATGAAGGACCCCTTCACCTCAGACAAGGGCAGATTCCTGGTCCTCGGCTCTCAGTGCAGTTTGTGCAGCCGGCTGGTGTGTGTGGGCCCG GAGTGCAGTTTATTCTATTCCAAGAGGTTTTGCCTCCCCTGTGTCCGGGAGAACATCGATGCCTTCCCTTGGGAAATTCGGCAAGActtggggaaaaggaaagatCCGTCAAAGAAGCCTGCCAGCCAGCCTGGTTCGAGGACATGA